A window of Acropora muricata isolate sample 2 chromosome 3, ASM3666990v1, whole genome shotgun sequence contains these coding sequences:
- the LOC136911518 gene encoding uncharacterized protein, giving the protein MIAPLGCSGVTPCLTRTGGASDDINKNWKNSTRSEDGVVTSQNGEKVTCAEEGSCKVEMSEGCEVVPCAEKGSWEGLGIPLGSLCGPQTEKVPVPSDSEFVRDTCSSEENDIELDTRGYTWKRCHDSTASEESEEFSVTRKKSCRKAAFSESESGSYGERHANICGMGRVSCDPSSKGKFQRTKLTIKTSRNSKDDPKRHHESTSGEEVEEVSATRKKKPRRKPVLSESETDSERERGADALTKEKSRHKEAADEVVITCVKKREDNVRVYDKRQACFSCEKLYAKISRHYEHNHKDKSEVVEAFAHPLGSKERKKAIEKLRLQGNFHHNLRVLESKSGQLIVFRRPGEGEECSRDDFLPCPYCLGFMKKKDLWRHVKGCNFRRIDKDADIDDDKKYQKLQTKSKLLILPSICPGKSSLFQDVVASMKSDHISVVARNDAVISALGTMIVEKVGSTRCHDISQKMRNLARLLISLREAVKDENAQLSQFLRPDKFDVLIQCVMQISKFDVKRGEKEVGTPSLALHIGHSLKKCVCVVRGKALREKDKGLLEDVEHFEKLMEAEWNFRISHHSITTLNDRKHNQPELLPVTNDLKKLKEFITSKIIALTSELQGTDRPFQQTWRDLSEMVLNRLILFNKRRGGETAKLHVETYINRLDWSKSTNQDVVASLNGIEQQLLQRLDMVEIKGKRGRKVPLLLTKEVKEAIDVLVEKRTEVGINQENPYLFAATGNGSLGHLRAWECMRKVVTSDELKLEKPEAVTSTRLRKYVATVSQILDLQENELDWLSRHLGHDISVHREYYRLHESTIELAKVGKILTTVDEGKTGLWAGKSLDDIDLDKDIDPIAEDRDSELDEDSTAGMEPHSSSGKQKGRQRSGKSRTAHETPVPKKNAMTEQSQQATQATGKENVGPVGARKKREPHSIWTKEEKEEVLKHLGDFIKNKILPGKTECVKCIEQSNGVLANRQWSVVKDCVRNIISRAKTLQGQNC; this is encoded by the exons ATGATCGCACCgttaggctgtagtggtgtgacgCCATGTCTGACACGCACAg ggggtgctagtgacgatatcaacaagaattggaagaattctacaagaagcgaag atggggttgttacatctcaaaatggtgaaaaagtcacatgtgcagaagaaggcagttgcaaag tggagatgtctgagggttgtgaagttgttccgtgtgcagagaaaggcagttgggaag GGCTCGGGATACCCCTAGGATCACTTTGTGGTCCACAAACTGAG AAAGTACCAGTACCAAGTGACTCTGAGTTTGTGCGAGATACATGTAGCTCAGAAGAAAATGATATAGAGCTGGATACACGGG GTTATACTTGGAAACGATGCCATGACAGTACTGCCAGTGAAGAGTCAGAGGAATTCAGTGTAACTAGAAAGAAGTCTTGCAGAAAAGCTGCATTTTCTGAATCTGAGAGTGGCAGTTATGGGGAGAGGCATGCTAATATTTGTGGAATGGGAAGGGTATCTTGTGACCCCAGTAGTAAGGGCAAATTTCAGAGAACAAAGTTAACCATTAAAACAAGCAGAAATAGTAAAG ATGATCCGAAACGACACCATGAAAGCACTAGTGGTGAAGAGGTTGAGGAAGTGTctgcaacaagaaagaagaaaccaagACGTAAACCCGTGCTTTCAGAGTCAGAGACTGatagcgagagagagagaggtgcTGACGCCTTGACCAAGGAAAAATCACGGCACAAAGAGGCAGCTGATGAAG TGGTAATAACTTGTGTAAAGAAGCGGGAGGACAATGTTCGAGTTTATGACAAAAGACAGGCCTGCTTTTCCTGTGAAAAGCTTTATGCAAAAATTTCTCGCCATTATGAACATAATCACAAAGATAAGTCAGAGGTAGTTGAAGCATTTGCGCATCCACTTGGTTCAAAAGAACGTAAGAAAGCCATAGAAAAGTTGCGTCTGCAGGGGAATTTCCATCATAACTTGCGCGTGTTGGAGTCAAAAAGTGGACAGCTTATTGTTTTCAGAAGACCAGGAGAAGGAGAGGAATGTTCTCGCGATGACTTTCTTCCTTGCCCTTACTGTCTTGGCTTTATGAAGAAGAAAGATCTTTGGAGGCATGTAAAAGGCTGCAACTTCAGACGTATTGATAAGGATGCTGATATAGATGATGACAAAAAGTACCAGAAACTTCAAACTAAGAGCAAATTGCTAATTTTGCCATCAATATGTCCTGGGAAGAGCTCACTCTTTCAAGATGTTGTGGCCTCCATGAAATCAGATCATATATCTGTTGTGGCTAGGAATGACGCTGTGATTTCTGCTCTTGGTACCATGATAGTTGAAAAGGTTGGCTCGACAAGATGTCATGACATTTCACAAAAGATGCGAAATCTTGCCCGCCTCCTTATTTCATTGAGGGAGGCAGTAAAAGATGAAAATGCCCAGTTGTCACAGTTTCTTCGTCCAGACAAGTTTGATGTTCTCATTCAGTGTGTCATGCAAATTTCAAAGTTCGATGTAAAGAGAGGTGAAAAGGAGGTTGGAACACCTTCCTTGGCATTGCATATTGgtcattcattgaagaaatGTGTTTGTGTTGTTCGTGGGAAAGCTCTGCGAGAGAAAGACAAAGGTCTACTGGAGGATGTTGAGCACTTTGAGAAACTCATGGAAGCAGAGTGGAATTTCCGTATCAGCCATCACTCCATAACAACTCTGAACGATAGGAAACATAATCAGCCCGAACTCTTACCTGTGACTAACGATCTTAAGAAGCTAAAGGAGTTTATAACATCTAAGATCATTGCACTCACTTCAGAACTGCAAGGCACAGACAGACCATTCCAGCAAACCTGGCGAGACTTAAGTGAAATGGTTCTTAACAGACTGATACTCTTCAATAAACGTAGAGGTGGAGAAACAGCTAAGCTTCATGTGGAGACTTACATCAATCGTCTAGACTGGAGCAAAAGCACAAATCAAGATGTTGTAGCTTCTCTTAACGGCATTGAACAACAGTTACTTCAGAG gctGGATATGGTTGAGATTAAGGGAAAGAGGGGCCGGAAGGTGCCACTTCTTTTAACAAAGGAGGTTAAAGAAGCAATTGATGTTTTAGTTGAAAAGCGAACTGAAGTTGGCATTAATCAAGAAAACCCCTACCTATTTGCAGCAACTGGAAATGGTTCTTTAGGTCATTTAAGAGCATGGGAGTGTATGAGAAAGGTTGTCACTAGTGATGAGCTGAAGCTGGAAAAACCTGAAGCGGTAACAAGTACCAGGCTTCGAAAATATGTAGCTACTGTGTCACAAATCTTGGACCTTCAAGAGAATGAACTTGATTGGCTTTCTCGCCATTTAGGCCATGACATCTCCGTCCACAGAGAGTATTACCGATTACATGAATCAACGATTGAGCTTGCAAAGGTTGGAAAGATCCTTACAACGGTTGATGAAGGAAAAACCGGGCTCTGGGCTGGGAAATCGCTCGATGATATTGACTTAGACAAAGACATTGATCCCATTGCAG AAGACAGGGATTCTGAATTAGATGAAGACAGTACTGCTGGTATGGAGCCACACAGTTCaagtggaaaacaaaaaggaagg cAAAGATCGGGCAAGTCAAGGACAGCACATGAAACCCCTGTGCCAAAAAAGAATG CTATGACTGAACAGTCACAACAAGCTACACAAGCTACAGGAAAAGAGAACGTTG GTCCTGTTGGTGCACGCAAGAAAAGGGAGCCGCACAGTATCTGGACAAAAGAAGAGAAGGAGGAAGTATTAAAGCATCTTGGGGacttcatcaaaaacaaaattttgccagGAAAAACTGAATGTGTGAAATGCATAGAACAGAGCAACGGAGTGCTGGCCAATAGACAGTGGTCAGTCGTGAAGGATTGTgtaagaaatattatttctcGAGCAAAAACATTACAAGGACAGAATTGCTAG